The following proteins are encoded in a genomic region of Candidatus Margulisiibacteriota bacterium:
- a CDS encoding glycoside hydrolase family 48 protein, which produces MATRKHLTKRTTISPARIKKKIILTPSTIVLKDGIKLRAHNITEKKKKKRAGLIIFLLILLAIALFIAWEPNINFRKAHNELYKDIYDPKNGYFAKNLLPYHSVEPFIVEAVDHGHVSTSEGISSILWMNTIHAGLTGDWKDFHKTWAIIEDQYIPTKKEQPNLERYNWGYPAAFVPFFDDIHKYPARIDYSKKPGIDPLYTELTKKYGRYPYLMHWMLDPDNWFGFAKKGTTKAVKIKLFERGRNESIWKSIPHPSYDIHGRGLYGYNDTYVTDSQPQWRYISAPDAEMRVVQSMYWASIFAKNQKIDIKPYIERTKKMGDFIRYALFDKYFHEIGEGWKRGKGANSAHYLVSWVAGWGGGIGYGYNRKWSWRIGYNEAHSGYQNPLAAYYLDRLGVNTWRKSLERQLELISWVQSKEGVVGGGVINDYDKPRGFFYGMRYNQAPMYNDPPSNVWAGWQFFLMERVAEYYYESGDRTAYAILSRWIPWAKNNLKMSFFNRDVLVPSTLEWSGSPETLNLSAKVVGYNSDVACVSLLAMTFMFWDEGNQKWIHQKTHTTMLAKKMLTRMWKKYYDGVGIAPLEYRPDYSQAWTNSVLPKGLVKKLANGSYVTPSSNFLDFRPGFSAKDIPPKGPYTKENPIPKYHYHRTWAQAHFDIALGYVIYFDKLKNRKVFSLI; this is translated from the coding sequence ATGGCAACCAGAAAACATTTAACCAAAAGGACTACAATATCACCTGCCAGGATAAAGAAAAAAATTATCTTAACGCCAAGCACAATTGTTCTCAAAGATGGAATAAAACTACGAGCTCATAATATAACGGAAAAGAAAAAGAAGAAGAGGGCAGGTCTGATAATTTTTTTATTAATTTTATTAGCTATTGCTTTATTTATTGCCTGGGAACCAAATATAAATTTTCGTAAAGCTCACAATGAACTTTACAAAGATATTTACGATCCGAAAAACGGCTATTTTGCCAAAAATCTGCTACCTTATCATAGTGTGGAGCCTTTTATTGTAGAGGCGGTTGACCATGGCCACGTCTCCACTTCAGAAGGAATAAGCAGTATACTCTGGATGAATACTATCCATGCCGGTTTAACAGGTGACTGGAAAGATTTCCATAAAACCTGGGCAATAATTGAGGACCAGTATATTCCAACCAAAAAAGAACAGCCCAATTTAGAAAGATATAATTGGGGATACCCCGCAGCCTTTGTACCCTTTTTTGACGATATTCATAAGTATCCGGCTCGTATAGACTATTCAAAAAAACCAGGTATTGACCCCTTATACACAGAGTTAACTAAAAAATATGGCAGATATCCATATTTGATGCACTGGATGTTAGACCCGGACAACTGGTTCGGTTTTGCTAAAAAGGGAACTACAAAAGCTGTCAAAATAAAGTTGTTCGAACGAGGCAGAAATGAGTCTATCTGGAAATCTATTCCTCATCCCAGCTATGATATTCATGGCAGAGGTTTATATGGGTATAATGATACATACGTTACAGACAGTCAGCCCCAGTGGAGATACATAAGCGCTCCTGATGCCGAAATGAGGGTAGTGCAGTCAATGTACTGGGCCAGCATTTTCGCAAAAAATCAAAAAATAGATATAAAACCTTACATCGAACGAACCAAAAAAATGGGAGATTTTATTCGTTACGCATTGTTTGATAAATATTTCCATGAGATTGGTGAAGGATGGAAGCGCGGGAAAGGTGCAAATAGCGCTCACTATCTGGTTTCCTGGGTAGCAGGTTGGGGTGGCGGCATTGGATATGGATATAACAGGAAGTGGAGCTGGAGGATTGGCTACAACGAAGCTCATTCCGGATACCAAAATCCTCTGGCAGCTTATTACCTGGATCGTCTGGGAGTAAATACCTGGAGAAAATCTCTGGAAAGACAACTGGAATTAATTTCCTGGGTACAAAGCAAGGAAGGTGTAGTTGGCGGAGGTGTTATTAATGATTATGATAAACCCAGAGGGTTTTTTTATGGTATGCGCTACAACCAGGCTCCGATGTACAATGATCCCCCGAGTAATGTATGGGCCGGCTGGCAGTTCTTTTTAATGGAAAGAGTAGCCGAGTATTATTATGAAAGTGGTGATAGAACAGCTTACGCTATCCTGTCGCGCTGGATACCCTGGGCTAAGAATAATCTTAAAATGTCATTTTTTAACAGAGATGTTTTAGTTCCGTCAACCCTGGAATGGTCTGGCTCCCCTGAAACACTAAACCTTAGCGCAAAGGTTGTTGGTTATAATTCAGATGTTGCTTGCGTATCCCTTTTAGCCATGACATTTATGTTTTGGGACGAAGGGAACCAGAAATGGATACATCAAAAAACGCATACGACAATGCTTGCAAAAAAAATGTTAACTCGTATGTGGAAAAAATATTATGATGGTGTCGGTATTGCTCCGCTGGAATATCGTCCGGATTACTCCCAGGCATGGACAAACTCAGTACTGCCCAAGGGTCTTGTAAAGAAGCTAGCTAACGGCAGTTATGTTACACCTTCCAGTAATTTTCTTGATTTTCGTCCGGGATTTTCAGCAAAAGATATTCCTCCTAAAGGTCCATATACCAAAGAAAATCCAATACCTAAATACCACTATCATCGTACCTGGGCGCAGGCGCATTTTGATATCGCCCTGGGCTATGTAATCTATTTTGACAAACTAAAAAACAGAAAAGTTTTTTCCCTGATTTAA
- a CDS encoding GNAT family N-acetyltransferase — protein MQTKLISVKVTNNEQTRNAAILRAMNNGMSVLLAGTSLNEFNHKIISYLLGRIDLLQYHENSELETLKDWSELALMNQEYCSPAHTKYTSLFQGGVLNLPGHVKYLRSEINTSLFGDDYDRNVVLIRSGSVKGFQELAARYIVMASAKKISGPFPYDDKLVAGLHKPGASSNMNLINLRSTEEFSNFIDRFKSILKMDTIRSSVYLRSDVVLPTSDKNNLKQLILKYCSQSQIIIEEPYDPFGSNLTTMRKVTFIHDDNSSTLDTNGDQTRYQLLQDSASMGYRPTLGDVVEHYSITGRLKEILNTTRKTEDTLLHLPANGQRVKNNEDYTEFQRTYQVLIDTIKPLIQRLKELPPGNETDEYIRQKTLEEIQQLEKTLEDIKSQESPLVRDVSFTFHSGYYRLRTLIQYSSLLINRLQGTTVDELDRRIGLLEHSLYISTNSGMTAARATVMELESVGEVYTTPHYWEIDFLLENIFKHNPHYPNIPVTMQERMITVPAGINKEQIEDWVETILKNNSRHPTGQLLCLDNSISPFFHTESFDLLSFCRYLDIHSMRITNPVYLMVDNTLDFAGINAQTLFPNGIPDNVFLFFTPSYAKLHQLGLDLLQGGAISIHCSDKSEDQNTAHRLFLSIRSRLNEEGTRQNALSQQMLINTYFQRLEENQSSQKRYLDFMVRKRQRNTIELNKVLTEQLGEFLVKDPYKSKRFNYQDQSTGQRFLNIKDPKDMNIVHKVSFAFHYDPDSCIHSYFEIMEEPTDRYIAGQVFDEIKRRIFEEASAQGIHIADGTSWGFVNTRMDWYMHTLRIAVGLEHRENLDKLGRIIASILQDLFTGSDDFLFVAPLTKSMMESPLTGSRIMELDKLIPQPQGQEKARRSYYLREETGKWEFSQIAQAQGIIAGMMLAYQKTENGEPVIYVSKTAVDNDYQGMGLFKKMLIKLKQRAKQQGIKRIILETSASPKNDWVVQRYARSGFKVYDYCGEIINKWPLIKVKMELRTDEPDNVRILPPACLQYSDYQAISESNNPEEALRILNNLRKKVRKIE, from the coding sequence CCAGTTTATTTCAGGGTGGTGTACTCAATCTTCCCGGGCATGTTAAATACCTGCGCTCGGAAATCAATACAAGTTTGTTTGGCGATGACTATGATCGTAACGTAGTACTGATCCGTTCGGGATCAGTTAAAGGATTCCAGGAATTGGCAGCGAGGTATATTGTTATGGCCTCCGCAAAGAAAATTTCCGGCCCATTTCCTTATGATGACAAACTTGTGGCAGGATTACACAAGCCAGGTGCCAGTTCTAATATGAATTTGATTAACCTGCGTTCAACGGAGGAATTTAGTAATTTCATTGATCGGTTTAAAAGTATATTAAAGATGGATACAATCAGAAGCAGTGTTTATCTGCGATCGGACGTAGTACTGCCAACTTCGGACAAGAACAACCTGAAGCAACTCATACTAAAATACTGCAGCCAGTCGCAGATAATAATTGAAGAACCCTATGACCCTTTTGGTAGCAATTTGACAACAATGCGCAAAGTTACCTTTATTCATGACGATAATTCCAGCACCCTTGATACTAATGGTGATCAGACACGTTATCAATTACTGCAAGATTCAGCGTCCATGGGCTATCGTCCCACATTAGGAGATGTTGTAGAACATTATTCGATTACAGGTCGATTGAAGGAGATATTGAATACTACCAGAAAGACTGAAGATACGCTTCTGCATCTACCTGCAAACGGACAGCGCGTGAAGAATAATGAGGATTACACCGAGTTTCAACGAACCTATCAAGTATTAATAGATACAATTAAACCTTTAATCCAGCGTTTAAAAGAACTGCCACCAGGTAATGAAACAGATGAATATATTCGACAAAAAACTTTGGAAGAGATACAGCAACTGGAAAAAACTTTGGAGGATATAAAATCACAAGAAAGTCCTTTGGTCCGGGATGTGTCTTTTACTTTTCATTCAGGTTACTATCGGTTGCGTACACTTATACAATACTCATCGTTGTTAATTAACAGGTTACAGGGTACTACAGTGGACGAACTGGACCGTCGTATCGGTCTTTTGGAGCACAGTCTGTATATATCCACAAATTCCGGAATGACCGCAGCGCGTGCTACAGTAATGGAACTGGAATCTGTGGGTGAAGTATATACTACACCTCATTATTGGGAAATCGACTTTCTTCTGGAGAATATATTCAAACATAACCCGCATTATCCGAACATTCCAGTCACTATGCAGGAGAGAATGATCACAGTGCCGGCAGGTATCAATAAGGAGCAGATTGAAGATTGGGTTGAAACAATTCTCAAAAACAATTCCCGGCATCCCACAGGACAATTGCTTTGTCTTGACAACAGTATTTCTCCTTTTTTTCATACAGAAAGTTTTGACCTTTTAAGTTTTTGCAGATATCTGGATATACACAGCATGAGGATAACAAATCCTGTATACTTGATGGTGGATAATACCCTGGATTTTGCCGGAATAAATGCTCAAACACTTTTCCCTAACGGCATACCGGATAATGTATTTTTATTTTTTACGCCCAGTTATGCCAAATTACATCAGCTGGGATTAGATTTATTACAGGGAGGAGCTATAAGCATACACTGTTCGGACAAGTCTGAGGACCAGAACACAGCACACAGACTTTTTTTGTCAATCAGATCGCGGCTGAATGAGGAAGGTACAAGGCAGAATGCCTTGTCGCAACAAATGCTTATCAACACTTATTTCCAACGGTTAGAGGAGAATCAATCTTCTCAAAAAAGGTATCTGGATTTTATGGTCCGTAAAAGACAACGTAATACTATTGAACTTAACAAAGTCCTTACAGAACAATTGGGGGAATTTTTGGTCAAAGACCCGTATAAATCAAAGCGTTTCAATTATCAAGATCAAAGCACAGGACAAAGATTCCTAAACATTAAGGATCCCAAGGATATGAATATAGTCCATAAAGTATCTTTTGCGTTTCATTATGACCCTGACTCTTGCATACATTCATATTTTGAAATTATGGAAGAACCGACAGACAGATACATAGCCGGCCAGGTTTTCGACGAGATTAAACGTCGTATATTTGAGGAAGCCTCGGCACAAGGAATCCATATCGCTGATGGAACCAGTTGGGGTTTTGTCAATACACGAATGGACTGGTACATGCATACATTACGTATTGCGGTGGGATTGGAACACAGGGAAAACCTGGACAAACTGGGCCGGATCATTGCTTCAATCCTGCAAGATCTGTTTACGGGATCTGATGATTTCTTATTTGTTGCACCTTTGACAAAAAGTATGATGGAATCCCCCCTTACAGGTTCCAGAATCATGGAACTTGATAAGTTAATACCCCAGCCTCAAGGTCAGGAGAAAGCAAGAAGGTCCTATTATTTAAGAGAAGAAACCGGCAAATGGGAATTTTCGCAAATTGCTCAGGCACAAGGGATAATCGCCGGAATGATGCTGGCTTATCAGAAAACGGAAAATGGGGAGCCGGTCATCTATGTTTCCAAAACAGCCGTGGATAATGATTATCAGGGTATGGGGCTTTTCAAGAAGATGCTTATTAAACTCAAACAAAGGGCCAAACAACAAGGAATAAAACGTATTATACTGGAAACTTCTGCCAGCCCGAAAAATGATTGGGTTGTACAGCGTTACGCGAGAAGCGGTTTCAAGGTATACGACTATTGCGGTGAGATTATTAATAAATGGCCACTGATTAAAGTAAAGATGGAGCTGCGTACAGATGAGCCTGATAATGTTAGAATTTTGCCTCCCGCATGTTTGCAATATAGTGATTATCAGGCGATTAGCGAGTCTAATAACCCTGAAGAAGCGCTTCGAATATTAAATAATCTAAGGAAGAAAGTCAGAAAAATAGAGTAA
- the cfa gene encoding cyclopropane fatty acyl phospholipid synthase → MATGTQELQTILAPRDIKIDGKRPWDIQIHDKRNFVTALSRGTLGLGESYIQGIWDCQKLDKLTYLFLKDRINNQIKNIHIALYMLWGRLWNYQSSKRAFQVGQLHYDLGNDLFENMLDKRMIYSCAYWKDARTLEKAQEAKLELICRKLKLQPGMKVLDIGCGWGGLAKYMAENYNVNVVGITISKEQAQLARENCNGLPVEIKLQDYRKLEGQFDAIVSVGMFEHVGYKNYSTYMKIVRRLLKDDGLFLLHTIGGNDSKTRGEPWLEKYIFRNGMLPSIQWIAKASEKVLVMEDWQNFGAYYDQTLMAWDKNFEKNWPKLKEHYSDTFYRMWRYYLLTCAGAFRARNIHLWQIVFSKQGYKGVYHYA, encoded by the coding sequence ATGGCTACCGGAACACAAGAATTACAGACAATTTTAGCCCCACGGGATATAAAGATAGACGGTAAACGTCCCTGGGATATACAAATCCATGATAAACGAAATTTTGTTACTGCTTTGTCCAGAGGCACTTTAGGGCTGGGCGAATCTTATATCCAGGGAATTTGGGACTGCCAGAAACTGGATAAGTTAACTTATCTTTTTCTAAAGGATCGAATAAATAATCAGATCAAAAACATCCATATAGCCCTTTATATGCTTTGGGGGCGTTTATGGAATTATCAAAGCAGCAAACGTGCCTTTCAGGTTGGACAATTGCATTATGATCTGGGTAATGACCTGTTTGAGAATATGCTGGACAAGCGCATGATATATAGTTGTGCTTACTGGAAGGATGCAAGGACACTGGAAAAGGCACAGGAAGCCAAGTTGGAGCTGATATGCCGCAAGCTTAAATTGCAACCGGGGATGAAAGTTCTGGACATCGGATGCGGCTGGGGAGGACTGGCTAAATATATGGCCGAAAATTATAACGTGAATGTAGTCGGGATAACCATATCCAAAGAACAGGCTCAGCTTGCCCGTGAAAATTGTAATGGTTTGCCTGTCGAGATCAAACTTCAGGACTACCGGAAATTGGAAGGGCAATTTGATGCTATAGTTTCCGTAGGTATGTTCGAGCATGTAGGATACAAAAATTACTCTACCTATATGAAGATCGTACGCCGACTGCTTAAGGATGATGGCCTTTTTCTATTGCATACAATTGGCGGTAACGATTCCAAAACCAGAGGCGAACCCTGGTTGGAAAAATATATTTTTCGTAATGGCATGTTGCCATCTATACAATGGATAGCGAAAGCCAGCGAAAAAGTCCTGGTAATGGAAGACTGGCAGAATTTTGGGGCATATTATGATCAGACATTAATGGCCTGGGATAAGAACTTTGAAAAGAACTGGCCAAAACTTAAGGAACATTATTCCGATACTTTTTATCGTATGTGGCGTTATTATCTGCTCACTTGCGCCGGAGCGTTCCGGGCCCGTAATATCCATCTATGGCAAATTGTTTTTTCCAAACAAGGATATAAAGGCGTTTATCATTACGCTTAA
- a CDS encoding cation:proton antiporter, translating to MQPDIIPLIVILLIFVSSILAAYLKLSVAIIEIILGAAAGILGLRPEEWMIFLATYGGILLTFLAGTEIDTTLLKKNFKVCFIIGFFSFIIPFIGCFSFAYFFLHWNTASSLITGIALSETSLAVVYSVLIEMGLSNTYIGNILMATTFVTNMFVALSLSIIFIKPTLFTLIFFIIAVLVIFLAYKYSDKLFKNKIIKNKVIEPEIKYIFLLLMIFIYFAKLGDSHAILPAFLLGLFMSGHFSRTKDERVVMVRLRTVAYAFITPLFFIVGGLRISLPMIISSFSLFAIFFLIKIITKFAGVYYFAKKYIPSGNMYVTLLMSTGLTFGTIASIFGLQSGLIDQAQYSILIGVMVTSAIIPTFIAQRWFAPKEEEDMLDIPQPEN from the coding sequence ATGCAACCGGACATAATACCCTTAATTGTTATACTGCTTATTTTTGTTTCCAGTATTCTAGCCGCATATTTAAAATTATCTGTTGCCATCATTGAAATAATATTGGGCGCGGCTGCAGGAATTCTCGGGTTACGTCCGGAAGAATGGATGATTTTCCTGGCTACCTATGGCGGGATTCTCTTAACCTTTCTAGCCGGGACTGAAATCGATACCACCCTGCTGAAAAAAAATTTTAAAGTGTGTTTTATTATTGGATTCTTTTCCTTTATTATTCCCTTTATCGGCTGTTTTTCTTTTGCATATTTTTTCCTGCATTGGAATACCGCGTCCTCACTGATCACAGGGATTGCACTTTCGGAAACATCCCTGGCCGTTGTTTATTCTGTTCTAATTGAAATGGGGCTTTCCAACACCTATATAGGAAATATTTTAATGGCCACTACCTTTGTAACCAATATGTTTGTGGCCCTGAGCCTGAGCATAATATTTATCAAGCCGACATTATTTACTTTAATATTTTTTATAATAGCGGTTTTGGTAATTTTTCTGGCATACAAATATTCTGACAAACTGTTTAAAAATAAAATTATAAAAAACAAGGTAATCGAACCTGAAATAAAATATATTTTTTTGCTATTAATGATTTTTATATATTTTGCCAAACTTGGAGATTCACACGCAATTTTGCCGGCCTTTCTGCTGGGGCTGTTCATGTCCGGTCATTTTTCACGTACCAAAGATGAAAGAGTAGTAATGGTCAGACTGCGTACCGTAGCATATGCCTTTATTACTCCTCTTTTCTTTATAGTAGGAGGTTTGAGGATTTCATTGCCCATGATAATTTCCTCTTTTTCTCTTTTTGCTATTTTCTTTTTAATTAAAATAATAACAAAATTTGCCGGCGTGTATTATTTCGCGAAAAAATATATCCCTTCAGGCAATATGTATGTTACTCTGCTGATGAGCACTGGACTGACTTTTGGAACTATAGCCAGCATATTCGGTCTGCAATCCGGATTAATAGATCAGGCTCAATATTCAATACTTATAGGTGTAATGGTAACCAGCGCAATTATCCCTACTTTTATCGCGCAGCGCTGGTTCGCCCCAAAAGAGGAAGAAGATATGCTGGATATTCCTCAACCGGAAAATTAA